Genomic DNA from Methylocystis sp. MJC1:
AGGAGATCGCCGCCGCCGTGCGGGCGCCCGGGCGAAAATAGGCCATGGCGATCTCCCCCGCCTCACGGGTGATCGCTTCAAGGCGCGCAAGGAAGGCGGGGCGGTCGGTTTCGGCGAGCGACATCACGAAAAGCAGTAGGGGAGGCGCGGCTTGCCTGCAAGACATTCGCGGACGCCAATTGCCGACAATTTGATCAATTCCGTTTCTCTCCATTTACCTTGGGGACGTAATGACACATGAAAAGCAATGGTTTACAGCGCATTCACCAGGGTTTTTAGCAACTTTGCCGGGGCCTGCGCGGCAGGATCGTTGGGACAAAAGCGATGAAGGCCAGAGCCCGAGGAGTTAGACCATGTTCGAAGCCGGCAATGCGCGCAAGATCGAGCAGGAGTTTCTCGTTCAACGCGACTGGCGTGCGGATGGCGGCGTGCGCCGCGTGCGCGTCACCCGCAGCGACATCCTGATTTCGCGGCGCTTCAACGGCGTCGATATGATGATCTCCGTGCCGGCGCCAGCCTATCACGGCGTCGTGCTGGACGTGGTCGAGGGGCAGGATGGGGCGCCCTGCTATCGCCTTTCGCTCGCCCATCGCGACGGCGATCTCGATGTCGTGCTGGTCGAGACCCAGGATAGCGGCGACGCCGCGGCGGACTGGAAATATTGGGCGAGCTGGCTCAGCCTGCCGCGCCTCGCGGCGGAGGGTGGCAAGCTCGCCAGGGTGGATGCGGCCGGTTCGTCGCTCGCAAGCTTCCCCCGGCGAGGCGCCTCCAGCCTGGGTCAGCGTCGCCCGCGTTTTCTCGCGCGCCGCAAGGCAGGCGTTGCTGCGCGCATGGCGGAAGTGTTTACCGGCGAGCGCGAGATCATCTGCTACGAGTGATACCGCTTCCGATCGAACGGCTCGCATTGGGCTTTTGTCATTCCCGGCGGGCTGAAAGCCCGACCGGGAATCCAGAGCCACAAGAACGCTGGTTCTGCTCTGGATTCCCGATCACTCGCTTCGCGAGCGTCGGGAATGACACCGAACCAACCGAGCGGAATTCGTAAGAGCCGCAAGATGAGATAAGCTTGCGGCTCCCTTCTGCTGTCGAGCGATAAGAGCGTGCGCTTAGGCCTAATGCGCGCCGGTGTGGACGAGCGTCCCCACATGCTCGCCGCGTAAGGCGGCCGTGAGCCGTCCGGGAACGAGCCCGTTTACGACCTGCACCCGCTCGATGTGGCGCGCGGTCGCCATGACCTCGAGGAGCGCGCGGTCGAAGGGCAGCGGTCCCTTGAGCTTTGCGAGGTCAGCGGCGCTCGCCTCACGGATCAACTCGGCCTGCTCCCCACCGGGGCCTTTGGGGTCGGTCGTATAGACCCCATCCACATCCTCCACGATCGTGAGACCGGCCGCGCCGAGCGCGTCAGCGAGCAGGAAGGCGCCCGTGTCGGCCCGGTGCGTCGGGATGCGCGAGGCGGGAAATTCGTGGTGGTGATAGGGGGGAAAGCCGCTTCCCACGACCGCGCGGGCGGCGGAGAGATGGATGGCGAGCTGGTTCGCGATGGTCGGGTGCTCGACATAGGAGACGCCCTCGGGCGCGAGCAGCGAGGCGAGGATGTGGCCGTTCTGGCCAGCTTCGCTCGCCGCAAGCGGCGCCAGCGACCCCACCGGCAGGCCGAGGTCGAGGCCCACGCCGTAGAGGTGCCGGGCGCGCACGCCTGCGCCGGTCAGGATCAGCAGACGGTGCTCGGGCAGGAGCTTGCGGAGCTCGTCTACGATCGGGAGAATGGCGTCCGCGCCGCGATCCATGATCGAGCGGCCGCCGATCTTCACGACCTGCAGCCAGGGGAGGAGCCGGATCGGGCGGCGGCCGGCGACCGGGCGGGTAAGGTCGCCATCGAGGAGCGTCTGGCGCGCGAGCGGCGAGGCGACGTGCTTGATGCTATTGGCGTCGGTCATAGCGGAAACTCTTTCAGCTCGCGGTGATGATCGTGCCGACATGTTCGCCGGCCAGCGCACGGGTCAGATTGCCGGGGACGAGGCCGTTCACGACCTGCACCTGGCGGACGTGGCGCGACGTCTTGAGCAAATCGAGCATGGGGAACTCGAGGATCGAGTCGTGCAGCCCCTGCGCCTTCATCTCATCGACCGAGATTTTGGGGATGAATTTGGCGTCCTTCGACGTCTTCGGATTGGCGGTGTAGAGGCCGTCTTCGTCCTTTACGAAGATCATCGCCTTGCAGCCGAACTGCTCGGCGACGAGGAAGCATCCGGCGTCGGTGCGGTAGGGCGGGATGACGCCCTCGGGAGCGGGACGCATCCAGACATTGTAAGGCGGCATGCCGCTGAAGACGACGGCGTTCACTTCGGCGAGGTAAAGCGGCACCGCTGAGAGCGCGGCTCCATTGACCGCCGAGACGCCGTGTTTCGCGAGAAGCTGCCCCAGCATCGCGGCGTTCTGATCGGCGACCGACGCGCCGAGCTGCGACAGCACGCCCGCCGGCAGGCCGAGCCCCGCCGCGATCGAATAGAGGTGCCGGGCGCGCGTTCCCGCGCCTGTCCCGATGAGCAGCTTATGGGCTTTGCGGGCGGCGACAATCTCGTCAACGAGCGGGTAAACGGCCGCGCGGCCACGATCGATGACGCTTTGCCCGCCGATCTTGATCACGGTCGCGTCCGGCAGAATACGGAAATCCGCGGCGGCTTCCGCCGCCGCCAGAAGCTGCGCGTCGGTCAGCGACCGCTGCATGAGGAGCGCGTCGAGCTCCGCCGTTGTATTGGCCATAGTGGCGACCTTTCGTGGCGACTACAGATTTTGTTTTTTATGTCACCGCTTGGGTACAGCTTAGAAAACTGCCTCGCAACATGTAAGAATTCCGCTTTTCTTGCTCGGACGGAAAAAGCTAACGCGTCATGGAAAAAACGACAAAAAATACGCACGGTTGACCAAATAGGCAGCGTCACGGCGCCAGATGGGAGAACAATATTTTTCTGTCGATCCTCCCGAGGCGAGGCCTCAAAATTGCATGATCGCGCTGCCGGGCGCTGCCGGACGTCGAACGACATCCTGCGCTGCCCAAAATCTGAGACGGGCTTTGTTCGTCCGCGTGATGAAGAAGCCGAAGACCACTCGAGTGTTGGGCAGTCGAGAAGATGCAAGTGACATTTATCAGAACGACGTCCGATGGCCGCGCGATCGAAGTCATCGGTCCCTATATATGCATCGCCCGCGACCCGGTTGCGGATGGTATCGTTGAAATCGCGAACCATCCCAATCGCAATGCAATTCTGTCGGCTGTGCCCAACGCCACGCATATGGCGGGGCCGCTCGTCTTGACCGCGGAAGAAGCCTCGGCGGTCCGCGGCGCCCTCGCGGCGGCGCAACCGGCGCCCACCGAGCCGAGCGAAATCGATAAGCGCCTTCGCGAGGCTGTGAATACCCGCAACCGCAACGCCGGCATCGAGTAAATGGCGACGCGCTGCCGTCAGCGGTCGGCGCTGAGGCGGAAGCTCATCTCGATCTTCGAGGGGGACGCATTGTCAGGTAAGCGCCAAGGCGAATAGTCCGGGGTGGGGTCGGGATCGCTCGAGAGGGAGAGCCGCCAGATTTGCTCCGGAAGGCCGGGAAGCTCTAAACGCACGACCCTCTGGCGCGTCTTCAGGCTGAGCGTCGCCGTGGCGAGGATCGCCTTGCGGTCTCCGTCATGGGCGCGCCACCCTTGGCCGAGCATGACGCCAGCGTGTTGTCGGCCTTCTTCCACGGCGACATGGACATCCGTCGCCTCCTGGGGCAGGCCCATGCCGGCCGGAAGCCTGAATTGCAGCTCGAGCGTCATGAAGCCGTGCGTGAGATAAGGCGAACGGATCAGTTCGTACCAGCCCCAAAAAGCGAGACCTCCCGCGACAACCAGAACGGACACGGCGAAGGGTCGGGAAATGCGCGTCTGGGTCGGAGCCGCCGCTGCGCTGGAGCGCCGTGCATCTGGTGATGTCGCGCTTTGAGTGACGACGCCCTTCCTGCTGAACAGCCAGGCGCCCGTGATGAAGCCAATAAGAGCGCCGATGGGTCCGATGTTGAAGAAAGCGCCCATCGCGACGCCGCCATCGCGATCCGGGCCCGCGAGCGTAATCACAAGAAAGGCGAGGCCGAACCAACCGGCAAGCATGCCAATAAGGCCGGACAGAAGGCCGAGGATGATGCGCATGAGCGTAAATTTCATCGTGAGGCGTTGAGCCAGGACGATATCACGCGCAGCTTGCCTTGGGATGAATGCGACAAGGCCGCCGCTCGGTTGCCGGAGCGGCGGCCCTGCTGGATCTACGCCGGACGGCTATTCGTTCTCGTGTTCAACCTCGGCGGATTTGACATGCTTGCCGCCGTTCGCGCCGAAGGCGGGATCGCTGACGCTGTCCTTACCGTTTTCGATATGGCCCGCGAGACGGCGCTCGAAGCTCTTGTCCTCGTCGACGGTGATCAGCAGGTCGTACCAGCCGAAGCTGGCTTCCAGCGGCCAGGATTTCTCGAAACGCTCCCCCGGCGAAAGACGCCGCTTCGCCGTGTGGCCGGTATAGGCGTTAAAGATCGTGACGGTGCGGGCGCTCGCTCCGCGGTTTGCGACGATGATCTCGAAATCGCGATGCGCCTCCTCCTCCGCGTCCTCATAATGGGCACCGACATAGAGGTCGGCCGACCCAGCCGCGACGCCGCCCTTGAAGGTGCGAAGGAAGCCGTTCGGCCCATAAACCGAGAAGTCGTACAGACCGCTGACCGGGACCTTCAGGCTGTCGGAAAGCGACTTGCCGGCCTCGACCGTATAGCTCCACGGGCCAGAGG
This window encodes:
- a CDS encoding DUF6101 family protein, which gives rise to MFEAGNARKIEQEFLVQRDWRADGGVRRVRVTRSDILISRRFNGVDMMISVPAPAYHGVVLDVVEGQDGAPCYRLSLAHRDGDLDVVLVETQDSGDAAADWKYWASWLSLPRLAAEGGKLARVDAAGSSLASFPRRGASSLGQRRPRFLARRKAGVAARMAEVFTGEREIICYE
- a CDS encoding uridine kinase, whose amino-acid sequence is MANTTAELDALLMQRSLTDAQLLAAAEAAADFRILPDATVIKIGGQSVIDRGRAAVYPLVDEIVAARKAHKLLIGTGAGTRARHLYSIAAGLGLPAGVLSQLGASVADQNAAMLGQLLAKHGVSAVNGAALSAVPLYLAEVNAVVFSGMPPYNVWMRPAPEGVIPPYRTDAGCFLVAEQFGCKAMIFVKDEDGLYTANPKTSKDAKFIPKISVDEMKAQGLHDSILEFPMLDLLKTSRHVRQVQVVNGLVPGNLTRALAGEHVGTIITAS
- a CDS encoding molybdenum storage protein subunit alpha; amino-acid sequence: MTDANSIKHVASPLARQTLLDGDLTRPVAGRRPIRLLPWLQVVKIGGRSIMDRGADAILPIVDELRKLLPEHRLLILTGAGVRARHLYGVGLDLGLPVGSLAPLAASEAGQNGHILASLLAPEGVSYVEHPTIANQLAIHLSAARAVVGSGFPPYHHHEFPASRIPTHRADTGAFLLADALGAAGLTIVEDVDGVYTTDPKGPGGEQAELIREASAADLAKLKGPLPFDRALLEVMATARHIERVQVVNGLVPGRLTAALRGEHVGTLVHTGAH